The Selenihalanaerobacter shriftii genome includes the window TCCTTAATAATGCTATAACTAAGAAAGACCTCCCTCTTTAATTGAGGCAGGTCTTTCTTAGTTATACTTATTAAATTTTAAATTATTTGGCAAATACATGATCTCCAATCTTAACAATAGTATCTCGAGTTGATAACCACCATAAAGTCTTTGCGGTTTTGGGATTATAAAAATATACTGCTCCTCGAGAGGGATCTTGTCCAGCTAAAGCAGCTTTAGCTGCCTGATAAGCCGTCCAATTAGGTTTAATGTTAATCTGACCATTACTCACAGGACTAAATTGCCCTTTTTGATATATAACTGATCTTATAGTATCTGGAAAATAATCATCTACTACTCGATTTAAAACCACAGCTCCTACTGCAACCTGTCCAATGTATGACTCTCCTCTTGCCTCACCACTAATTAATCTGGCTAACAAGTCTAATTCTTCACGTGATATTGTCTTTGAAATTACTTGTTTCGGAGTTAAATTATTAATCGGTAAAGCTATTTGATCTCCTATTTTTATTATATCACTCTCTTTTAAATCATTTAATTTTTTAATTACTGCTACTGAAGTATTAAACTCTTGCGCTAATTCATAAATAGTATCTCCTGATTTAATATAATAGTCCAAAGTTCTAAGGTTTGAAACATCTATATTTTCAGTAGAATCTTTATTTATCTTAATAATCACCTTACCAGTATTATTGCTTTTTAACTTATAATTATTATTACTATTATCTTCATATAATTCAGCTAATAATTTACTATTATCTGTATTCTTTTTATCATCCTTTATTTCATACTTTTGAGGAATTATAATTTCTTCCCCGGCTTTAATCTGTCTATCTTCTAAATTATTTACTTCCTTTAATTTATCCACTGAAGTACCAAATTCTCTAGCAATCCCAATTAAAGTGTCCCCTGATTGAACTTTATAGTAAAGTTCAAATTTAGGAGAAGCAATTCCTATACTCCCTAACATAAGTAATAAAATAGATAAAATAAGAAAAACCATAACTAATCTCTTCTGACGCATACCCATCCTCCTAGTTGTCAAATTAATATAAATTGTTTAACTCATACTCTTATTTCGCGATTCTATATTTCAATTCCTGTTTTAATCTTTAAATTCTTTAATTTTTTTAAAAAGGTGACTAGATTTATCAACTACTATCTGACAACCCTGGGGAATAGAATTAATAAAATTCTTACCATATCTCTTAGTAATAATTCTTTTATCTAAAACAATAACTGACCCTTGGTCATTATTAGTTCTAATTAATCTGCCAAATCCTTGTTTAAATTTAATTACTGCTCTTGGTAACATATATTCCCTAAAAGCATTTCTACCTTCATCCTGTAATTCCTCTACTTTAGCTTCTATAATTGGATCAGTCGGAACTTCAAAAGGTAACTTTACAATAATTACTGAACTCAATTGTTCACCAGGAATATCAATTCCTTCCCAAAAACTAGCTGTCCCAAAAATCACTGGTGCCATTTCCTGTTTGAAATCCTTTACTAATAAGTGTCTAGACTTCTCCCCTTGCCGATATAAACTTAGTTTTGTCTCTTCTAACTGAGGCTTTAATTTATAATAAAATTGATTTAACATCCCATAAGAAGTAAATAAAACTAAGCTCCGTCCTTGATTTTCAATTAACAACTCTTTTAAGATATTTAATGCTTGAGAGGTAAACTCTGGACTATATGGTTCTCTAAGGTCAGTAGGAATCCCTAACATAGCTTGTTCTTGATAATTAAATGGGTCTCCTGTTCTTAATTCCGCTACTAAATCCTCATCTAATCCTAATCTATCTCTAATATAATTAAAGGATTTATCAATAGTTAAAGTAGCTGAAGTAAATATAATAGAATCCATTTCAATTAAAAGATTATCTCTAAATTCATTAGATATATTAATCGGAGCTGAATTCAAACTGCATTTTACTTGATCCTTACTATTTCTACTTATATCTAACCAATCTACTCTTTCTGAATCATTTTCATTTATGACTGTGTCAAGTATTTTACTCATCTCTTTTAAACGACCTATCTTAGACACTAAATCCACTAATAAACCTTCATAATCTTCAATATCTGCATCAGCCAATAATTCAATCTTATTTTGTAATCCAGATAATTTTCGATTAAGCTGATTCATTGCTACCAACAAATTCTCTGTTTCATCTTCTATTCGCTGCCATTCTTCAACTTCTATTATCTCTTCTTTTAATCTTAACTTACTCTCTTTTTCTTCTTTAGATTCTAATTGCTCCTTAAATTCAACTAAAAGATTAAAAAAAGTATTAGCCCTATCGGTAGTCTTTAAAACTTGAGGTTGCAAAATATTATCTATCATTCTTTGAATCTCTATTCTAAAATCTTTATCAATCTTATCACGAGCTTGATTAATTTTAAATCTTGTTTCCATTAAAAAACCTTGTATACCCTTTTTGGCCTTCTGAGGATGTAATTTATGCAAAAACTTTAGTAAATGTTGTTTACTAAGTCTATCACCTAAATAACTAGTAGCAACTTCCTCAATATTATGAGCTTCATCCAAAATAACATGTTTATATTTAGGCAAAACTGCCACTTCTAAATCCATTCCCTCTTCTTTACGGACTGCGATATCTGAAAACAATAGGTGATGATTAACAACTAAAATATCAGCTTTAATACTCTTTAATCTGGCCTTAGTAAAGAAACAATCACCATGATGATGACAATTACTCCTTAAACAAGTGTCACTTTCAGAAGCAACCCGTTCCCAAACTGAATATTCTGGTTGAAATACTAATTCAGAACGACACCCAGTCTTCGCATCATTAGCCCAATCTAATAATTTTAAGTATGATTCACGTTCTTTATTCTCTAAAACCTGATCGGCTAATTCCTGAAGACTATATAACTTCCTTAAACAGACATAATTTCTCCTCCCTTTAACTAAAACAGCATTAAATTCTATATCTAATGCTTTCTTTAAAAGAGGAATATCCTTCTTTATTAACTGCTCTTGAAGATTAATAGTATTAGTAGAAACAACTACTTTCTGATCATTCTCGACTGCCCAATAAATACTTGGAATCAAGTAAGCTAAAGACTTGCCAGTACCGGTTCCAGCTTCTACTAATAAATGGGTTCTTCGATTAAATGCCTTACTAATAACCTCAGCCATAGTCTGTTGTTGATACCTATATTCATATTGAGCCAATGTCTGATCTAATAAATTATCAGCTACAAAGATCTCACTGATCTCCTCTACATCTAAATCTGTTATCTCTAATTCTAAACTAGGTTCAACTACTACATAAAGATCATCTACTTTATTATTAATAATAATAGCTCCTATGCCTTGTGCTCCAAATTTAGCTGCTAAATTAAGATCAGGCTGGGAAGGACTCAAATTACCGCTAGGATGATTATGAATCATTACCTCTCCTGGGCTTAACTTAGTAGCTGGAGCTGGAACAGCCACCTTATTACCTCTAGCTACCACCTCAATTTCATTGATTAGTGGCTCCTCCCCTGTTAAACGTCCAATACAATATACTTCTTGTCCAGCTACTTCTTTAATTTTCTCTTTTAATTTATCTTGGGCTTTAGATGTGAAATAGTCTTCTATTAGCATTAAATCCACCTCAAAATTATTCTACTAAATTTTCAATCTGTTTTAAGTTAAACTCATCATTACCATTTTCATCAATTGGAGTTTCAATAATAAATACCTTATCATGTAAATTGGAATGATTAACTAACCTTTTAAAACCATCTACCCCTATCTTCCCTTGACCTATATGATAATGACGGTCTGTATTATTTCCTAATTCTCCTTTAGAATCATTAGTATGAATTACTTCCAGATTATCAATTCCAAAAGTCTCATCGATTTCATTTAAAAGCTTAATTAAACCTTCTTTCTCACTTAAATCGTAGCCAGCTGCAAAAGCATGGCAAGTATCTAAACAGACTCCTACTTTACCCGATTGAATGCCTACTCTCATTTTAAATAACTCTTCAATATTAGCTCCTATCTCAGTACCAGCCCCAGCTACATTTTCTAATAATAATTTTACTTTAGGATTAGCTTCAGCAATAACTTCTTTTAATGCTTGATTAATTCTATTAATCCCTGCTTCAATCCCTGAACCAGTATGGTTCCCTGGATGTAAAACTAAATAATCAGCATTTAAACAATCTGCTCGTTTGATATCATCTTTAAGTGCATCTTTTGATTTTTGATACAACTCATCTTTAGGAGTAGCTAAATTAATTAAATAATTGACATGGACAACTACTGCCTCAAACATCTCATCTTTAACTTTAGTTTTGAATAATTCAACTTCTTCTTCTTTTAAAGTCTTTCCTTTCCAACCTCTAGGATTCTTCGCAAAAATTTGGAATGCATTTGTTTCTAAATCTTTAGCTCTATCTACTGCTTTATCTATACCACCAGCAATTGATACATGGGCACCTAATTTCATCTATTTCACCTTCCTCTAGAATGCATGTTCGATTATAAAGCTTAAAAAACATAAACTAGAATAAATCCAGTTTATGTTTAAAAGAAAAGTATGAAAAAAGCAATAGATAAAATTTTAATTTTATCTATCGTTTTCTTTATCTTCTTTCGGTAAAGCATCTTTTCTAGATAGGTTAATACGATCTCTATCATCTATTCCAATCACCTTAACTAATACTTCATCACCTTCATTTAGAATATCTTCTACTTTCTTTACATGGTGATCTGCTAATTCAGAAATATGAACTAATCCTTCTTTACCTGGTAGAACTTCTACAAAAGCACCAAAGTTAGTAACTTTCTTCACTTCACCTAAATAGATCTTACCTACTTCTACATCTTCGGTTATCTTCTCTACTCTTCTCTTAGCTTCTTGACCACTTTCTTGATCATCTGCTGCAATGAAGACTGTTCCATCGTCTTCTATATCAATTTTAACACCGGTTTCTTCTATAATCTTCTTGATCGTTTTACCACCTGGTCCGATTACATCTCTAATTTTTTCAGAATCAATTTCCATAGTAATAATACTTGGAGCATAAGGTGATAATTCATTTCGTGATTCAGAAATTACTTCTAACATTTCATTTAAAATATGAAGCCTTCCTTTTCTTGCCTGTTCTAAGGCTTCCTTTAAAATCTCTTTAGATACACCTTTAATCTTGACATCCATTTGTAAGGCTGTAATTCCTTCTTCAGTTCCTGCTACCTTAAAGTCCATGTCACCATTAAAGTCTTCAATCCCTTGAATATCTGATAAGATTTGAACCTTATCTCCTTCTTTCATTAATCCCATAGCTATTCCAGCAACTGGTGCTTTAATCGGTACTCCAGCATCCATTAAAGCTAAAGTACTACCACAAATACTAGCTTGTGAAGTTGAACCATTAGATTCTAAAACTTCAGAAACCATTCGAATTGTATAAGGAAACTCATCGTGCCCTGGAATCATCGGCCTTAAAGCTCTTTCTCCTAAAGCACCATGACCTATTTCACGACGTCCTGGTCCTCTAATAGGTCCTGTCTCACCTACACTGAATGATGGGAAATTATAATGATGCATATATCTTTTAGATTCTTGGTCTTCTAATCCATCTAACATCTGTTCATCTCCAACAGCACCTAAAGTAGCCACAGTCATCGCCTGCGTCTGACCTCTAGTGAAGACTCCAGAACCATGAGTTCTTGGTAACACACCTACTTTACACCAAATAGGACGGACCTCATCAGTAGCTCGTCCATCAATTCTAACTCCTTCATCTAATACTACACTGCGGATATCATCTTTTAGAATCACATCTAAAGTTTGACTAACTACTTTCATCTTCTCTTGTATTTGTGCACCTTCTAACTCTTCGTTCTCATTAAACTTCTTTTGAAAATGCTCCTTAACCTCTGCCTTAACTTCATCAACTTCTTTATCTCTAGTAGCTTTATCTTTATTCTGTACTGCTTCTTTAAGCTTTGTACCTACATATTCTCTAACTTCTTTTTCAACCTCTTGGTCTTCAACGGTAACTAAGTCCACATCTGCTTTCTCTTTACCTATCTCATCTACTATCTTATCTTGAAACTTTATTACTTTTTCATTTACTTTTTGACCAAATTCAATAGCTTCGATCATATCTGCTTCTGAAACTTCATTAGAAGCGGCTTCTACCATCATTACGCCATCTTTATTTCCAGCAACAATTAAATCTAAAGGACTTTCTTCTTTCTGATCTAATGTAGGGTTAATTATAAAGTCATCATTAATCATACCCACATTTACTCCACCAATAGGCCCATCAAAAGGAATATCAGAAATAGCTAACGCAGCAGATGCCCCAATCATGGCTACTATATCAGGTGCATTATTATTATCAACTGACAAAACAGTTGCTATGATTTGTACATCATCTCTAAATCCTTTAGGGAATAGTGGACGCAACGGTCTATCAATTAACCTAGATGTTAACGTAGCTACCTCACTAGGTCTTCCTTCCCTCTTAATAAATCCTCCTGGAATCTTACCAGCAGCATATAAACGTTCTTCATAATTAATCATTAATGGAAAATAGTTAATTCCAGGTCGTGGATCTGCCATGGTAGCTGTCACCAATACAACGGTCTCACCATATCTAACTAAAACTGAACCATTAGCTTGTTGGGCTAAACTTCCTGCTTCAACAGTAATCTGTCTACCACCAAGCTCCATACTCCATTCTTTGCTCATATATCAACTCTCCTTTTCTTTTATAATTTATGCAATATGTAAAATAATTACTTATAGTAAAAAATGCTAAAATTTAAGAGCGGGATCTCCCGCTCTTAATTATTTAGCCTCTAAGTCCTAATTCATCAATTAACGTTCTATATCTTTCTACATCAGAATCTCTTAAATGCTTAAGTAGTCTCTTCCTTTTCCCAACCATCTTTAGTAGACCACGTCGAGAGTTATGATCTTTTTTATGCATCTTAAGATGCTCTGTTAACTCTTCAATACGAGCAGTTAAAATAGCAACCTGTATCTCCGGAGAACCTGTATCATCTTCATGACGCTTAAACTTTTCAATCAATTCTTGCTTCTCTTCTAATTCTAACATTACTGCTTCACCTCCCTAATTTTAATCCCCATTAACCAAGAAGTACGTTGGTGACTCGCGACTCCTAGTCAATGGTTTAAACTTCTATATAATTTTAACATAAAGTTATTAGGTTGTAAACTAATTTCTATTTTTAGTTAATAGTTCTTTAGCTTTTCTTATATCATTTTCAATTTGACTAATTAATGCTATTTCATCTTTAAAACATAATTCACCACGTAATCGTTTAATAAATTCTACTTCAATCTCTTGTTGATAAAGATTACCTGTAAAATCAAAAATATGAACTTCAATCGTAAATTCATGCTTATTAAATGTTGGCCGCGGACCTAAATGAGCTATTCCTTGCAATCGTTCATCACCTATGTGGGCATAGATAGCATAAACTCCAGTTTTAGGAATAACATAGTTTGTTACTGGTTTTAAATTAGCCGTTGGAAAGCCTAACTCTCTACCACGCTGGTCCCCATTAATTACTTGCCCCTCTAAAAAATAATTTCTAGATAAATACTTCTTTACATCTCCTATTTGGCCTTTTTTAATCAAATTTCTAATATAAGTACTACTAACTACCTGTTTATCGATTTTCACAGGGACTAATACCTCAACTTCAAAGTTAAACTTTTTTCCTAACTTCTTTAGTCTACCCACATTACCTAATCCTTTATATCCAAACCTAAAATCTTTTCCAACTATTATTTTTTTAGCATTAATCCCCTCAACTAGGTAATCCTTGACAAAGTCTTCAAAATGCAATTTAGAAAACTCATTAGTAAATTCCTCTAAAAACACTTTATCAATACCAAGCTCTTCTAAAATTTTAAATTTCTGTTCCCAACTAGTTATTAAAAATGGAGCCTTTTTAGGAGTAACTACACTCAAAGGATGGGGAGTAAAACTAAATAAAGCACTCTTGCAACCTAGCTCATCAGCACTCTTAATCGCTTCATTCAGAATTTGCTGATGACCATAATGAATTCCATCAAAAGTTCCTAAAGCTACCACTACCTCTTCATTCTCTGATTTAATTGAATTACCTCGAATCACTTCCATGTTAATCTCTCCCCTTTAACAAAAAAGTCTAACCGGTTTAAAGAGATCATCCTCGATGATTTTAGCATATTAATTATACCTTGCATTCATCTTTAACACTTAGCTTGCTTTTTAAAACTTAGATTCTAATTTGTCTATTACTAGCTCTTCAGCTTCTATTAATGGTAATTGAATAGTACATCCGGCGGCTCTAGAATGACCACCACCACCAAATTCATGAGCAAATTCATCAACTGGAAAGTAAGTATTCGACCTAAAACTAACTCGAGTTTTATTAAAACCCACTTCCTTAAAAAGGATTCCTACTTCTACATCTTTTAAGCTACGAGGATAATTTACTAATCCTTCTGTATCTTCCCAAGTAGCTCCTAGATGGTCTAATGTCTCTTGATTTATACTTATCCATGCAATTTGTTGTTGAGCAGCTATTTGTAGATTATTTAATGCTTCACCTTTTAATCTTAGGCTACTATAACTTTCAGTTCCATAAACCTGTTTAATTATCTTTTGAGTATCCACTCCAAGTTCTAACATATCTGCAATAATTCTGTGTGTTTCAGAGGAAGTATTTGAATATTTAAAATTACCAGTGTCAGTAATAATTGCCGTAGTAATTGCCATGCCAAAGTCAACCTGATAATTACTTCCTAACTCTATGGCCAAATTATAAATCAACTCACCAGTAGCAGAAACTGTGGAGTCTACATAATTATAGACTCCGTACTCATTATTATCCCCATGATGATCTATATTAATTATCTTCTCATCTGCTGATATAAGCTGCTGTACTTCTCCAATTCTTTCTAAAGTTCCACAATCTAAGGTGAAATACAGATCATAATCCTTTTTATTCATTTTAAAATCTAGTTCTTCATATAAATGTATGTCGTCTGTTCCATTTAAAAATCTTAAGTACTCTGGTACTGGATCAGCTAAAATAATATCAATCTCTTTAGCATAAGGTTCTAATAAATATTTTAATCCTAAAAGTGAACCTATGCTATCTCCATCTGGGCTAACATGGGAAGTCAATAAGAAGGTATCTCTTTTATCTATAAGATTAATCAAATTTTGATACTTTTTCATAGCACCCAATCCTTTTATTCATCATTTTCATTCTTCAAATCCTCTAAAATTTTAAAAATCTTAGTTCCACGTTCAATAGAATTATCATATCTAAATAGGATCTCTGGTGTATGTCTAAGACGAATGCGCTGCCCTAACTCACGGCGGATATAACCAATGGCATTCTCTAACCCTTCCATAGTCTCTTCTTTGACTCCTTCATCTTTATCATAAACACTAACAAATACTTTAGCATGTCTTAAATCACCGGAAACTTCAACATCAGTTATAGTTACAAATCCAATTCGAGGGTCTTTTATTTCATCTTGTAGTAACATTTGACTAATCTCTTTTTTTATTAATTCTCCTACTCTTCTTGGGCGATGATTCGCCATACCAAATCACTCCTATTAATTACAAGGTTCTTTTAACTTCTTCATAATCATATATTTCAACAACATCTCCTTGTTTGATATCATTGAAGTTTTCTAAACCTATTCCACATTCATAACCTTGAGAGACTTCACGTACGTCATCTTGAAATCGTTTAAGTGAACTAATATCTCCTTCAAATATAACTACTCCATCTCTTAATAATCTAGCCTGAGCATTTCTATTTACTTTACCACTTGTCACATAAGATCCCGCAATAGTACCTACTTTAGGAATACCAAACGTATCTCTAACTTCTACTCGTCCTAATACTATCTCTTTATAGTCTGGATCTAATAGTCCTTCCATAGCTGCTCTTATATCTTCAATAGCTTTATAGATTACACGATAAGTTCTAACGTCAACCTTCTCTTTTTCAGCTATTTGACGGGCATTATTGTCAGGTCTAACATTAAATCCAATTACAATAGCATTAGAAGCAGTAGCTAACATAATATCAGCCTCACGAATAGCTCCTACACCACTATGTACAACTTTAACCTGTACTTCTTCAGTGCTTTGCTGTACTATAGCATCCTTAACGGCTTCTACTGATCCTTGTACATCACCTTTAATAATTAAATTTAAATCTTTTATTTCTCCTTGCTGAATCTGTTCAAATAAGTCATCTAAACTTACTGTCTGCTTTTGGCCTAAATCTTGTTGTCGTTTTTTACTCTGACGATCTTCAGCTAAATTTCTAACTTCTTTTTCATCCTCTAATACTTGTAATAAATCTCCTGCTTGTGGCACAGAATTAAAGCCTAAAACTTCAACTGGAGTTGAAGGTCCAGCCTCTTCTATTCTTTCTCCTTGATCATCAATCATAGCTCTTACTCGACCATGAGATAATCCGGCTACTATTGAATCTCCTATTTTTAAAGTGCCGTTTTGTACTAAAACAGTCGCTACAGCTCCTCTACCTTTATCTAATTCTGCTTCTACAATTACTCCATTAGCTGGCCGATCAGGATTTGCTTTTAACTCCTCCATTTCAGCTACTAAAGTAACCATCTCTAATAGACCATCTATATTTTCTTTCTTTAAGGCAGATATTGGTACGCAAATAGTATCTCCGCCCCACTCTTCTGGTACCAAACCATACTCTGTTAACTCTTGTTTTACCCGTTCTGGTTGAGCATTATGCCTATCAATCTTATTAATAGCAACAATAATTGGAACCTCCGCTGCTTGAGCATGATTAATAGCCTCAACTGTCTGTGGCATAACTCCATCATCAGCAGCAACTATTAAAATAGTAATATCCGTTGCTTGTGCTCCTCTAGCACG containing:
- a CDS encoding deoxyribonuclease IV — encoded protein: MKLGAHVSIAGGIDKAVDRAKDLETNAFQIFAKNPRGWKGKTLKEEEVELFKTKVKDEMFEAVVVHVNYLINLATPKDELYQKSKDALKDDIKRADCLNADYLVLHPGNHTGSGIEAGINRINQALKEVIAEANPKVKLLLENVAGAGTEIGANIEELFKMRVGIQSGKVGVCLDTCHAFAAGYDLSEKEGLIKLLNEIDETFGIDNLEVIHTNDSKGELGNNTDRHYHIGQGKIGVDGFKRLVNHSNLHDKVFIIETPIDENGNDEFNLKQIENLVE
- the pnp gene encoding polyribonucleotide nucleotidyltransferase, which translates into the protein MSKEWSMELGGRQITVEAGSLAQQANGSVLVRYGETVVLVTATMADPRPGINYFPLMINYEERLYAAGKIPGGFIKREGRPSEVATLTSRLIDRPLRPLFPKGFRDDVQIIATVLSVDNNNAPDIVAMIGASAALAISDIPFDGPIGGVNVGMINDDFIINPTLDQKEESPLDLIVAGNKDGVMMVEAASNEVSEADMIEAIEFGQKVNEKVIKFQDKIVDEIGKEKADVDLVTVEDQEVEKEVREYVGTKLKEAVQNKDKATRDKEVDEVKAEVKEHFQKKFNENEELEGAQIQEKMKVVSQTLDVILKDDIRSVVLDEGVRIDGRATDEVRPIWCKVGVLPRTHGSGVFTRGQTQAMTVATLGAVGDEQMLDGLEDQESKRYMHHYNFPSFSVGETGPIRGPGRREIGHGALGERALRPMIPGHDEFPYTIRMVSEVLESNGSTSQASICGSTLALMDAGVPIKAPVAGIAMGLMKEGDKVQILSDIQGIEDFNGDMDFKVAGTEEGITALQMDVKIKGVSKEILKEALEQARKGRLHILNEMLEVISESRNELSPYAPSIITMEIDSEKIRDVIGPGGKTIKKIIEETGVKIDIEDDGTVFIAADDQESGQEAKRRVEKITEDVEVGKIYLGEVKKVTNFGAFVEVLPGKEGLVHISELADHHVKKVEDILNEGDEVLVKVIGIDDRDRINLSRKDALPKEDKENDR
- a CDS encoding bifunctional riboflavin kinase/FAD synthetase, with translation MEVIRGNSIKSENEEVVVALGTFDGIHYGHQQILNEAIKSADELGCKSALFSFTPHPLSVVTPKKAPFLITSWEQKFKILEELGIDKVFLEEFTNEFSKLHFEDFVKDYLVEGINAKKIIVGKDFRFGYKGLGNVGRLKKLGKKFNFEVEVLVPVKIDKQVVSSTYIRNLIKKGQIGDVKKYLSRNYFLEGQVINGDQRGRELGFPTANLKPVTNYVIPKTGVYAIYAHIGDERLQGIAHLGPRPTFNKHEFTIEVHIFDFTGNLYQQEIEVEFIKRLRGELCFKDEIALISQIENDIRKAKELLTKNRN
- the rpsO gene encoding 30S ribosomal protein S15, whose amino-acid sequence is MLELEEKQELIEKFKRHEDDTGSPEIQVAILTARIEELTEHLKMHKKDHNSRRGLLKMVGKRKRLLKHLRDSDVERYRTLIDELGLRG
- a CDS encoding DHH family phosphoesterase, with the translated sequence MKKYQNLINLIDKRDTFLLTSHVSPDGDSIGSLLGLKYLLEPYAKEIDIILADPVPEYLRFLNGTDDIHLYEELDFKMNKKDYDLYFTLDCGTLERIGEVQQLISADEKIINIDHHGDNNEYGVYNYVDSTVSATGELIYNLAIELGSNYQVDFGMAITTAIITDTGNFKYSNTSSETHRIIADMLELGVDTQKIIKQVYGTESYSSLRLKGEALNNLQIAAQQQIAWISINQETLDHLGATWEDTEGLVNYPRSLKDVEVGILFKEVGFNKTRVSFRSNTYFPVDEFAHEFGGGGHSRAAGCTIQLPLIEAEELVIDKLESKF
- a CDS encoding ATP-dependent DNA helicase, whose amino-acid sequence is MLIEDYFTSKAQDKLKEKIKEVAGQEVYCIGRLTGEEPLINEIEVVARGNKVAVPAPATKLSPGEVMIHNHPSGNLSPSQPDLNLAAKFGAQGIGAIIINNKVDDLYVVVEPSLELEITDLDVEEISEIFVADNLLDQTLAQYEYRYQQQTMAEVISKAFNRRTHLLVEAGTGTGKSLAYLIPSIYWAVENDQKVVVSTNTINLQEQLIKKDIPLLKKALDIEFNAVLVKGRRNYVCLRKLYSLQELADQVLENKERESYLKLLDWANDAKTGCRSELVFQPEYSVWERVASESDTCLRSNCHHHGDCFFTKARLKSIKADILVVNHHLLFSDIAVRKEEGMDLEVAVLPKYKHVILDEAHNIEEVATSYLGDRLSKQHLLKFLHKLHPQKAKKGIQGFLMETRFKINQARDKIDKDFRIEIQRMIDNILQPQVLKTTDRANTFFNLLVEFKEQLESKEEKESKLRLKEEIIEVEEWQRIEDETENLLVAMNQLNRKLSGLQNKIELLADADIEDYEGLLVDLVSKIGRLKEMSKILDTVINENDSERVDWLDISRNSKDQVKCSLNSAPINISNEFRDNLLIEMDSIIFTSATLTIDKSFNYIRDRLGLDEDLVAELRTGDPFNYQEQAMLGIPTDLREPYSPEFTSQALNILKELLIENQGRSLVLFTSYGMLNQFYYKLKPQLEETKLSLYRQGEKSRHLLVKDFKQEMAPVIFGTASFWEGIDIPGEQLSSVIIVKLPFEVPTDPIIEAKVEELQDEGRNAFREYMLPRAVIKFKQGFGRLIRTNNDQGSVIVLDKRIITKRYGKNFINSIPQGCQIVVDKSSHLFKKIKEFKD
- the rbfA gene encoding 30S ribosome-binding factor RbfA, which produces MANHRPRRVGELIKKEISQMLLQDEIKDPRIGFVTITDVEVSGDLRHAKVFVSVYDKDEGVKEETMEGLENAIGYIRRELGQRIRLRHTPEILFRYDNSIERGTKIFKILEDLKNENDE
- a CDS encoding cell wall hydrolase, producing MRQKRLVMVFLILSILLLMLGSIGIASPKFELYYKVQSGDTLIGIAREFGTSVDKLKEVNNLEDRQIKAGEEIIIPQKYEIKDDKKNTDNSKLLAELYEDNSNNNYKLKSNNTGKVIIKINKDSTENIDVSNLRTLDYYIKSGDTIYELAQEFNTSVAVIKKLNDLKESDIIKIGDQIALPINNLTPKQVISKTISREELDLLARLISGEARGESYIGQVAVGAVVLNRVVDDYFPDTIRSVIYQKGQFSPVSNGQINIKPNWTAYQAAKAALAGQDPSRGAVYFYNPKTAKTLWWLSTRDTIVKIGDHVFAK
- the infB gene encoding translation initiation factor IF-2 gives rise to the protein MGKVRVYKLAQDLELSSSEVIELLNELDVDVSSHMSTIDTKTSELLMEMVLDQEAGDINGTPNVDTQDENKNIDNQEKNNGENESEENVIKVDSSLTVKKLAEKLEVEPNSLMQELIGLGIMATINQELDEDTIEVIADEYGYEVTTEPEEEIKEEDLGLNELVQDIEDNPEDLQDRPAVVTVMGHVDHGKTTLLDVIRKANVTASEAGGITQHIGAYQANINGDKLTFLDTPGHEAFTSMRARGAQATDITILIVAADDGVMPQTVEAINHAQAAEVPIIVAINKIDRHNAQPERVKQELTEYGLVPEEWGGDTICVPISALKKENIDGLLEMVTLVAEMEELKANPDRPANGVIVEAELDKGRGAVATVLVQNGTLKIGDSIVAGLSHGRVRAMIDDQGERIEEAGPSTPVEVLGFNSVPQAGDLLQVLEDEKEVRNLAEDRQSKKRQQDLGQKQTVSLDDLFEQIQQGEIKDLNLIIKGDVQGSVEAVKDAIVQQSTEEVQVKVVHSGVGAIREADIMLATASNAIVIGFNVRPDNNARQIAEKEKVDVRTYRVIYKAIEDIRAAMEGLLDPDYKEIVLGRVEVRDTFGIPKVGTIAGSYVTSGKVNRNAQARLLRDGVVIFEGDISSLKRFQDDVREVSQGYECGIGLENFNDIKQGDVVEIYDYEEVKRTL